TGGGTGACTAGGGGCGGTATCCAAGAGCTTGATGTGAAGCTCGCCCTTAGGCCGACTAGCGAGACCGCAATAACCTACATGGAGAGCTTCTGGATCAAGAGTTACAAGCAGCTACCAGCCAAGTATTATCAGATAGTGTCCATCTTCCGCTACGAGACAAAGGCCACGAGGCCGCTCATTCGTCTCCGCGAGGTAACGACGTTCAAGGAGGCTCACACGGCACACGCGAATTTCGACGATAGCGAGCGCCAGGTGTTAGAGGCTATAGACGTCTACAAACGATTCTTTGACGCGCTCGGCATACCGTACCTCATATCAAGGAGGCCGGAGTGGGACAAGTTCGCGGGCGCCGTCTACACGATAGCGTTTGACACGATAATGCCCGACGGTAGAGCACTACAGATAGGCACTGTACACAACCTAGGCCAGAACTTCTCGAAGGCGTTTGATGTGAAGATACAGCTGCCCGACGAAACACTAGATTACATCTGGCAGACTAGCTATGGTCTCTCTGACCGCGTGATAGCAACAATAATAGCTATCCACGGTGACGACCGTGGTCTTGTACTTCCACCCATTGTCGCACCTATACAAGTCGTCGTTGTTCCCATACCGGCTAAGAGTGAGGAAGAGACGAGAAAGGTACGAGAGTACATCGATAGTATTGTTGAGGAGCTTCGGGAGAAGGGTGTAAGAGTCTACGTTGACTGGAGGAGTGACGTTACACCAGGCTACAAGTTCTATGATTGGGAGCTAAGGGGCGTCCCGGTGCGTCTTGAAGTCGGTCCGCGCGACGTTAAGAACAGGACTGTAGTTGTCGCTAGGCGCGATACCCTAGAGAAGAAGACGGTGCCACGCGACCAGGTCATCAGTGAAGTGCTCCACCTGCTTGATGATATAGGGCGTAATATGAGAGAGAAGGCGTGGAAATGGTTCCGGAGCTATGTGCATCGCAGCGAGTCTCTTGATGAGGCTCGAAAGTTGCTAGAGGAGAAGAGAGGCATAGTCGAGGTGCCATGGTGTGGACGCGAGGAGTGTGGAAAACGTATGGAGGAGTTAACTGACGCCAAGGTGCTAGGTTCCCCGCTGCAACCACCTGAGTGGGTGAGAGGCGCCTCATGCCCCGTATGTGGTAGACCGGCAGCGACGTCGCTGAGGCTTGCTAAGAGGTATTGAGGTGCGCTACATGAGACGTATATTGTTGCGTAACTGCGCCGGGGTCGTAGAGGCCTTCGAGCCCTGGGTTTATCGTCGTGGTCCTCTCGACGTGTTAATTGAGGAGGGTAGGCTCACCATAGGCGATAACAGCCACGCCGATGTTGTGATTGATTGTAAAGGCGAGCTTGTAGCACTTCCATGCTTCTTTGACGCCTTTCACGCCCCTCGTGTACGCAACGGAGACTGGTTGGATGAGATACTTGCCGACCCGGCTAGCGACTATAACCCTACTCACGTGGCTTCAGAGCTTGCTCGCCGTGGGTACTGCGGCGCCATACTATACTCGTTGGAGGGTGGGGGCGAATACAACGGCGTTAAACTTGTGACGCCCTCGAGGATCGTGACGCCAGATGCGCGCGTGATAGGCGACGACCGTGACGGCATGGTTGTTGCGGCGGTCGCGTTGACTAGGCGTAGCGTTTACACCTGGCGTTCTAGGTTTGGCGCCTTTCCTGTGGAATGGCTAGAACGTAACAATCTATTGAAGGGCGTCGTTGTTGGGTCGTGGATTGCTAGTTGGGAAGTCGAGGCTGTCAAGAGAAACGAGTCGATTATCGCCGTTTTACCCTTCGCTCAGGCGTTCTTCCGGGGAGGTTTGCCACCGCGACCAGCATACATGGATGTGATGGCCCTTGGGACTGGCGGGTTGACCGCCGATGCGTGGAGTAACTTGATAGCATTTGGCGCCATGATGGAGGCCGCATACTGGAGCAGCATACCTCTTGAGAAGCTATTCTCAGTTGCTTTACGTGCATC
The Pyrolobus fumarii 1A DNA segment above includes these coding regions:
- the proS gene encoding proline--tRNA ligase yields the protein MAERRRWSEEFPRWFDWVLEAAGIYDWSHYPVKGMGVWLPYGFKIRRLVTDLIRRLLDETGHDEVLFPLLIPEHLMRKEAEHIKGFEAEVYWVTRGGIQELDVKLALRPTSETAITYMESFWIKSYKQLPAKYYQIVSIFRYETKATRPLIRLREVTTFKEAHTAHANFDDSERQVLEAIDVYKRFFDALGIPYLISRRPEWDKFAGAVYTIAFDTIMPDGRALQIGTVHNLGQNFSKAFDVKIQLPDETLDYIWQTSYGLSDRVIATIIAIHGDDRGLVLPPIVAPIQVVVVPIPAKSEEETRKVREYIDSIVEELREKGVRVYVDWRSDVTPGYKFYDWELRGVPVRLEVGPRDVKNRTVVVARRDTLEKKTVPRDQVISEVLHLLDDIGRNMREKAWKWFRSYVHRSESLDEARKLLEEKRGIVEVPWCGREECGKRMEELTDAKVLGSPLQPPEWVRGASCPVCGRPAATSLRLAKRY